From a single Anaerolineales bacterium genomic region:
- a CDS encoding rhomboid family intramembrane serine protease, which translates to MFPLYDTVRSRRFPIINWMLVLLNGLVFYYELTLGETELHRFILDWGLVPAQLALDSTESWLRILSSMFLHGGWFHIISNMWILIIFGDNIEDRMGSMRYLIFYLLSGTAAALMQAFLYPTSNIPMVGASGAIAGVLGAYLVLYPRARIASIVPIVFIFTIIELPALIFLGFWFVSQLFQGWLALGGADMSGVAWWAHIGGFVFGLLMVRLFARRRY; encoded by the coding sequence ATGTTCCCTCTTTACGACACCGTCCGCTCGCGCAGATTTCCGATCATCAACTGGATGCTTGTCCTGCTGAATGGACTTGTGTTCTACTACGAATTGACATTGGGCGAGACGGAACTCCACCGCTTCATCCTGGACTGGGGGCTGGTCCCCGCCCAACTGGCATTGGACTCCACTGAAAGCTGGCTCCGGATTCTCTCCAGCATGTTCCTGCACGGCGGTTGGTTCCACATCATCAGCAACATGTGGATCCTCATCATCTTCGGTGACAATATCGAAGACCGCATGGGCAGCATGCGATATCTCATCTTCTACCTGCTCAGCGGGACAGCCGCGGCTTTAATGCAAGCCTTTTTATATCCAACCAGCAACATTCCCATGGTCGGTGCAAGCGGCGCGATCGCCGGTGTGCTGGGAGCTTATCTTGTCCTTTATCCCCGCGCACGGATCGCCAGTATCGTTCCCATAGTCTTTATCTTCACAATCATCGAGTTACCGGCTCTCATTTTCCTCGGTTTCTGGTTCGTTTCCCAGTTATTCCAAGGTTGGCTTGCCCTCGGCGGCGCGGACATGAGCGGCGTGGCATGGTGGGCTCACATCGGCGGGTTCGTCTTCGGGCTGTTGATGGTGCGATTGTTCGCACGCAGGCGATATTAA
- a CDS encoding GDP-mannose 4,6-dehydratase gives MTKHYLVTGGAGFIGSNYVHRLLKRGEKVTIYDNFSRGGAPRNLEWLKSQFGESAFDVVVGDVKDAARITEAGAGADVIVHLAGQVAVTTSVTNPRDDFESNALGTFNVMEAARLSGRNPIVLYASTNKVYGGMEDVELFEEPTRWRYKDLVNGCPESQPLDFHSPYGCSKGTGDQYVRDYARMYDLPTVVFRQSCIYGPRQFGIEDQGWVAWFIIAAVMGRNITIYGDGKQVRDILHVEDLLNAYDLAVEKIDVAKGQVYNLGGGPDNVMSIWAEFGPKLENLIGGTIEVARGDWRPGDQKVFYADISKAEQELGWKPNIGVDEGVKMLFDWVKQNKALF, from the coding sequence ATGACCAAACATTATCTCGTCACCGGCGGCGCCGGATTTATCGGTTCGAATTACGTCCACCGCCTGCTCAAGCGCGGTGAAAAAGTGACCATCTACGATAATTTCTCGCGCGGCGGCGCTCCGCGCAATTTGGAATGGCTGAAGTCTCAATTCGGCGAATCCGCTTTTGATGTGGTCGTTGGGGATGTGAAAGATGCCGCGAGAATAACCGAAGCAGGCGCGGGCGCGGATGTGATCGTCCATCTCGCAGGTCAGGTGGCGGTGACCACGTCGGTTACAAATCCCAGGGATGACTTTGAATCCAATGCGCTGGGTACGTTCAATGTGATGGAAGCTGCCCGGCTTTCGGGAAGAAATCCGATCGTGTTGTACGCATCCACCAACAAGGTGTATGGCGGCATGGAGGACGTGGAACTGTTCGAAGAGCCGACCCGCTGGCGGTACAAGGATCTGGTGAACGGTTGTCCCGAATCCCAGCCGCTTGATTTTCACTCGCCGTATGGCTGTTCGAAGGGGACCGGCGACCAATACGTCCGTGATTACGCGCGCATGTATGACCTGCCGACCGTTGTCTTCCGCCAATCCTGCATCTATGGACCGCGTCAGTTCGGCATTGAAGATCAGGGTTGGGTCGCATGGTTCATCATCGCTGCCGTGATGGGACGCAACATCACGATCTATGGTGACGGCAAACAGGTGCGCGATATTTTGCATGTGGAAGACCTGCTCAATGCGTATGACCTTGCGGTTGAGAAGATCGACGTTGCAAAAGGACAGGTCTACAATCTCGGCGGCGGACCGGATAACGTCATGTCCATTTGGGCGGAGTTCGGACCGAAACTGGAGAATTTGATCGGCGGGACCATCGAGGTTGCGCGCGGCGACTGGCGTCCCGGCGACCAGAAGGTCTTTTACGCCGATATTTCCAAAGCCGAACAGGAACTCGGCTGGAAGCCAAACATTGGCGTGGACGAAGGCGTGAAGATGCTCTTCGATTGGGTGAAACAGAACAAGGCGTTGTTTTAG
- a CDS encoding mechanosensitive ion channel produces MQESFETLAENFANSIPNILSALLILVVSYYAGVFLSRLLQRVLQRQNAETGVVHLLTKTLKWTIIVLGFITALQKFFNVTAFLTGLGIVGFTIGFALQNIMQNFVSGVILLVQQPFKVGHVVGIAGHDGTVLKIGLRTTEMKTLDGRIVFLPNADVLSQPIINYTRADLRRVELPIGVAYNSNPEIVRTTILNELKHVKGYVDAPEPLVLFHTFGASSIDLTVFFWEDTSIASPVAAKDEALTRIKVAFEKNKIEIPYPIQVQYQQKQTIAPKRKTK; encoded by the coding sequence ATGCAGGAATCTTTTGAAACCCTGGCTGAAAATTTTGCGAATTCGATCCCCAATATCCTTTCCGCGCTTCTGATCCTTGTTGTCAGTTATTATGCCGGCGTATTTTTGAGCCGTCTGTTACAGCGTGTGCTTCAACGCCAGAATGCGGAGACGGGCGTCGTCCATCTCCTCACGAAGACGCTGAAATGGACCATCATCGTGCTGGGCTTCATCACTGCATTGCAGAAATTTTTCAACGTCACCGCCTTTCTGACCGGTCTGGGAATCGTCGGCTTTACCATCGGTTTCGCGCTGCAAAACATTATGCAGAATTTTGTTTCGGGCGTCATCCTGCTGGTGCAGCAGCCGTTCAAGGTGGGGCACGTGGTGGGGATCGCCGGGCACGATGGGACCGTATTGAAGATCGGTTTGCGCACCACCGAAATGAAAACCCTCGACGGGCGCATTGTCTTTCTGCCGAACGCAGATGTTCTCTCCCAGCCCATCATCAACTACACGCGCGCCGATTTGCGCCGGGTCGAACTGCCCATCGGTGTGGCATATAACTCGAATCCCGAAATCGTCCGCACGACCATTTTAAATGAATTGAAGCATGTGAAGGGATATGTCGATGCGCCTGAGCCGCTCGTGCTCTTCCATACCTTCGGCGCTTCATCCATCGACCTGACCGTATTTTTCTGGGAAGATACGTCAATCGCTTCACCCGTTGCCGCAAAGGACGAGGCGTTGACCCGCATCAAAGTGGCATTCGAGAAAAATAAAATCGAAATCCCCTACCCGATCCAGGTGCAATATCAACAAAAACAGACCATTGCGCCAAAACGAAAGACAAAATGA